From the Hugenholtzia roseola DSM 9546 genome, one window contains:
- a CDS encoding FKBP-type peptidyl-prolyl cis-trans isomerase: protein MAYLQKNILACILILVLLLAASCNNDETNPNTLPELYTPEEALARETAIIEQYLRENNLTEITQKSESGLYYIDLQVGEGPLPIRGAEVEVHYVASLLYGNRIDASVYDEIPFKFRLGTESGDSLFVVRGFDEGVGGMRRGGKRVLIIPSHLGYGAAGVGTTIPRYAILRFDVELIDF from the coding sequence ATGGCGTATCTGCAAAAAAATATTTTGGCTTGTATCCTAATTTTGGTGCTATTATTAGCTGCAAGTTGTAACAATGACGAAACCAATCCGAACACGCTCCCCGAATTATACACGCCCGAAGAGGCTTTGGCGCGTGAAACGGCTATCATCGAGCAGTATTTACGTGAAAACAATCTTACCGAAATTACCCAAAAAAGTGAATCGGGGCTTTACTACATCGACTTGCAAGTTGGCGAAGGACCCCTGCCCATTCGTGGCGCAGAGGTAGAGGTGCATTATGTAGCTTCGCTTTTATACGGCAACCGCATCGATGCGTCCGTTTATGACGAAATTCCTTTCAAATTCCGCTTAGGCACAGAAAGTGGCGATAGCCTTTTTGTCGTGCGCGGCTTCGATGAAGGTGTTGGGGGAATGAGACGAGGCGGAAAGCGCGTCCTTATCATTCCTTCTCATCTGGGTTATGGGGCAGCAGGTGTGGGGACAACCATTCCGCGCTATGCCATTCTAAGATTTGATGTTGAATTGATTGATTTTTAA
- a CDS encoding glycosyltransferase family 2 protein: MPELVTIICLCYNHENFVAKALQSVLAQDYPNIEVLIVDDGSSDKSVEKINLFLNQNKEKTKHWQFFPLAQNQGNCAAFNFAFERSQGKFIVDFATDDIMVRERISLQVAHFQKDKETNLATSSPSLAGVCFTNAFLIDAQDNLLGSYYPQHIPKSRLPKKRLAKGFIFEDLLKAGGLICAPTMLIRREVLLDLGGYDPNLSYEDYDFWVRSSKKYRYLFLDKKLTYFRRLPHSHSKKFSEKKQNRHLDSTLKVLEKAFFLVENKKELQALLHSLRYHLRATLLLEVRQSSLDYLFFYGKILKEKRKWLSLSELFLYHTEKIAYQILHQSRLLSWKKANRLLFLLRKLKLKINQFNIKS, from the coding sequence ATGCCCGAACTTGTAACTATCATCTGTCTTTGTTACAATCACGAAAATTTTGTAGCAAAAGCCCTACAATCAGTTTTGGCACAAGACTATCCTAATATCGAAGTTTTGATAGTGGATGATGGAAGTAGCGATAAAAGTGTAGAAAAAATAAATCTTTTTTTAAACCAAAATAAAGAAAAAACAAAACATTGGCAATTTTTTCCGCTTGCCCAAAATCAGGGAAATTGTGCAGCCTTCAACTTCGCCTTTGAGCGCAGCCAAGGCAAATTTATTGTAGATTTTGCCACCGACGACATCATGGTGCGCGAGAGAATTAGCTTGCAAGTCGCTCATTTTCAAAAAGATAAAGAAACAAATCTTGCCACTTCTTCACCTTCTCTTGCAGGCGTTTGCTTTACCAATGCCTTTTTGATAGATGCACAAGACAACCTTTTAGGAAGCTATTATCCCCAACATATTCCCAAATCGCGCCTACCCAAAAAAAGACTTGCCAAAGGCTTCATCTTTGAAGATTTGCTAAAAGCAGGCGGCTTGATTTGCGCTCCTACCATGCTCATTAGGCGCGAAGTCTTGCTCGATTTAGGGGGTTACGACCCAAATCTTAGCTACGAAGATTACGATTTTTGGGTGAGAAGCAGTAAAAAATATCGCTATTTATTTTTAGACAAAAAACTTACTTATTTCCGACGCTTGCCCCATTCCCATAGCAAGAAATTTTCAGAAAAAAAACAAAATCGACACCTTGATTCTACTTTAAAAGTTTTGGAAAAAGCCTTTTTTTTAGTAGAAAATAAAAAAGAATTGCAGGCTCTCTTACATAGTTTGCGCTACCACCTAAGAGCAACCCTACTTTTAGAAGTGCGCCAAAGCAGCCTTGATTATCTCTTTTTTTATGGTAAAATTTTAAAAGAAAAGAGAAAATGGCTATCCCTTTCTGAACTTTTTTTATACCACACAGAAAAAATAGCCTACCAGATTTTGCATCAAAGTAGGCTACTAAGTTGGAAAAAAGCAAACCGATTACTTTTTTTACTACGAAAATTAAAATTAAAAATCAATCAATTCAACATCAAATCTTAG